From a single Pseudorasbora parva isolate DD20220531a chromosome 17, ASM2467924v1, whole genome shotgun sequence genomic region:
- the psda gene encoding PH and SEC7 domain-containing protein 1 isoform X2 codes for MAHYVLCWGGGAFEDNYKYAPHPAIYRERPSRPVSESDPEVAERLAMGSTETLANGNKADLQAAKRLAKRLYNLDGFKKSDVARHLSKNNDFSRMVAEEYLSYFNLSGMMVDQALRVFLREFALMGETQERERVLSHFSKRYLQCNPNTIPNEDSVHTLTCALMLLNTDLHGHNIGKRMSCMQFIRNLEGLNDGQDFSKDLLKALYNSIKNEKLQWTIDEEELRKSFSELDGRKDSASHTMKRINSGGNPLVSVAQQSTAQVYNDGFLVRKVHADVDGKKTPRGKRGWKTFYAILKGLILYLQKDEYRPDKQLSDEDLKNAVSIHHSLAMRAADYSKRPNVFYLRTADWRVFLFQAPNAEQMQSWITRINTVAAMFSAPPFPAAIGSQKKFSRPLLPGSNTKLSQEEQLKCHETRFRAISADLQDLRSTLHVDRRTKSKDQEEYKQREEYLDFEKTRYGTYAMLLRAKIRTGETDLGAFEARLFDDGGLQRAHSSPTLPQDNSHASSHASSHVSSHVSSHVSSHASSTKESSRSSSGGSKRTKRSDSQRHSYRQAVKQ; via the exons ATGGCTCATTATGTGCTTTGCTGGGGAGGTGGGGCTTTCGAGGATAATTACAAATATGCTCCCCACCCTGCCATATACCG GGAGAGGCCATCACGGCCAGTGTCTGAGTCTGATCCAGAAGTGGCCGAGCGATTGGCTATGGGCAGCACTGAAACTCTGGCCAATGGCAACAAGGCTGACCTCCAAGCTGCAAAACGGCTAGCCAAGCGTTTGTACAATCTCGATGGATTTAAGAAGTCAGATGTGGCACGTCACCTGAGCAAGAA CAATGATTTCAGTCGCATGGTCGCGGAGGAGTATCTAAGTTATTTTAACCTCTCTGGGATGATGGTGGATCAGGCACTGAG AGTGTTTTTGAGAGAGTTCGCCCTAATGGGAGAGACacaagagagggagagagtacTATCACATTTCTCTAAAAGATACCTCCAGTGCAACCCAAACACTATACCAAATGAAG ATAGTGTTCACACACTGACTTGTGCCCTGATGCTGctcaacactgatctccatGGTCAC AACATTGGGAAGAGGATGTCCTGCATGCAGTTCATTCGTAACTTGGAGGGACTAAATGATGGCCAAGACTTCTCGAAAGATCTTCTAAAG GCTCTCTACAACTCTATCAAAAATGAAAAGCTGCAGTGGACAAT CGATGAGGAAGAACTGCGCAAATCTTTCTCTGAGCTGGACGGCAGGAAAGACTCTGCATCGCACACTATGAAGCGGATCAACAGTGGAGGAAACCCCCTTGTCAGTGTTGCACAACAGTCCACCGCTCAGGTCTACAACGACGGCTTTCTCGTGCGGAAAGTTCATGCTGATGTTGATGGCAAGAAAA CTCCTCGAGGTAAAAGAGGATGGAAGACATTTTATGCCATCCTAAAAGGACTGATTCTTTACCTGCAAAAG GATGAATATCGTCCAGATAAGCAGCTGTCGGATGAGGACTTGAAGAATGCAGTATCAATCCATCATTCTTTAGCCATGCGGGCAGCAGACTATAGCAAGAGACCCAATGTCTTTTACCTTCGCACTGCTGACTGGAGAGTATTTCTCTTCCAGGCCCC CAATGCAGAGCAAATGCAGTCCTGGATCACCCGCATCAACACAGTGGCTGCCATGTTCTCAGCCCCTCCCTTCCCAGCAGCCATTGGCTCCCAAAAGAAGTTTAGCCGTCCTCTTCTGCCGGGATCAAACACTAAGCTCTCACAG GAGGAGCAGCTTAAGTGTCACGAGACACGATTTAGAGCCATTTCTGCTGACCTGCAGGATCTGCGCTCGACACTACACGTAGACCGCAGGACCAAAAGCAAGGACCAAGAAGAGTACAAGCAAAGGGAAGAGTACCTGGACTTTGAG AAAACACGTTACGGAACATATGCAATGCTTCTGAGAGCTAAGATCCGGACAGGGGAAACGGACCTGGGGGCATTTGAAGCCCGTTTGTTTGACGACGGTGGTCTACAGAGGGCCCATTCCAGCCCCACGTTACCCCAGGACAACAGCCATGCCAGCAGCCATGCCAGCAGCCATGTCAGCAGCCATGTCAGCAGCCATGTCAGCAGCCATGCCAGCAGCACCAAAGAGTCGAGCAGGAGCAGCAGCGGCGGCAGCAAGAGGACCAAGCGCTCAGACAGTCAGAGACACAGTTACAGACAGGCTGTCAAACAATGA
- the psda gene encoding PH and SEC7 domain-containing protein 1 isoform X3, whose protein sequence is MNFLVLIHLTDFGMRSFKGRVGSLRERPSRPVSESDPEVAERLAMGSTETLANGNKADLQAAKRLAKRLYNLDGFKKSDVARHLSKNNDFSRMVAEEYLSYFNLSGMMVDQALRVFLREFALMGETQERERVLSHFSKRYLQCNPNTIPNEDSVHTLTCALMLLNTDLHGHNIGKRMSCMQFIRNLEGLNDGQDFSKDLLKALYNSIKNEKLQWTIDEEELRKSFSELDGRKDSASHTMKRINSGGNPLVSVAQQSTAQVYNDGFLVRKVHADVDGKKTPRGKRGWKTFYAILKGLILYLQKDEYRPDKQLSDEDLKNAVSIHHSLAMRAADYSKRPNVFYLRTADWRVFLFQAPNAEQMQSWITRINTVAAMFSAPPFPAAIGSQKKFSRPLLPGSNTKLSQEEQLKCHETRFRAISADLQDLRSTLHVDRRTKSKDQEEYKQREEYLDFEKTRYGTYAMLLRAKIRTGETDLGAFEARLFDDGGLQRAHSSPTLPQDNSHASSHASSHVSSHVSSHVSSHASSTKESSRSSSGGSKRTKRSDSQRHSYRQAVKQ, encoded by the exons ATGAACTTTTTGGTGCTCATACATTTAACTGACTTTGGAATGCGGTCGTTTAAAGGCAGAGTTGGGTCACTGAG GGAGAGGCCATCACGGCCAGTGTCTGAGTCTGATCCAGAAGTGGCCGAGCGATTGGCTATGGGCAGCACTGAAACTCTGGCCAATGGCAACAAGGCTGACCTCCAAGCTGCAAAACGGCTAGCCAAGCGTTTGTACAATCTCGATGGATTTAAGAAGTCAGATGTGGCACGTCACCTGAGCAAGAA CAATGATTTCAGTCGCATGGTCGCGGAGGAGTATCTAAGTTATTTTAACCTCTCTGGGATGATGGTGGATCAGGCACTGAG AGTGTTTTTGAGAGAGTTCGCCCTAATGGGAGAGACacaagagagggagagagtacTATCACATTTCTCTAAAAGATACCTCCAGTGCAACCCAAACACTATACCAAATGAAG ATAGTGTTCACACACTGACTTGTGCCCTGATGCTGctcaacactgatctccatGGTCAC AACATTGGGAAGAGGATGTCCTGCATGCAGTTCATTCGTAACTTGGAGGGACTAAATGATGGCCAAGACTTCTCGAAAGATCTTCTAAAG GCTCTCTACAACTCTATCAAAAATGAAAAGCTGCAGTGGACAAT CGATGAGGAAGAACTGCGCAAATCTTTCTCTGAGCTGGACGGCAGGAAAGACTCTGCATCGCACACTATGAAGCGGATCAACAGTGGAGGAAACCCCCTTGTCAGTGTTGCACAACAGTCCACCGCTCAGGTCTACAACGACGGCTTTCTCGTGCGGAAAGTTCATGCTGATGTTGATGGCAAGAAAA CTCCTCGAGGTAAAAGAGGATGGAAGACATTTTATGCCATCCTAAAAGGACTGATTCTTTACCTGCAAAAG GATGAATATCGTCCAGATAAGCAGCTGTCGGATGAGGACTTGAAGAATGCAGTATCAATCCATCATTCTTTAGCCATGCGGGCAGCAGACTATAGCAAGAGACCCAATGTCTTTTACCTTCGCACTGCTGACTGGAGAGTATTTCTCTTCCAGGCCCC CAATGCAGAGCAAATGCAGTCCTGGATCACCCGCATCAACACAGTGGCTGCCATGTTCTCAGCCCCTCCCTTCCCAGCAGCCATTGGCTCCCAAAAGAAGTTTAGCCGTCCTCTTCTGCCGGGATCAAACACTAAGCTCTCACAG GAGGAGCAGCTTAAGTGTCACGAGACACGATTTAGAGCCATTTCTGCTGACCTGCAGGATCTGCGCTCGACACTACACGTAGACCGCAGGACCAAAAGCAAGGACCAAGAAGAGTACAAGCAAAGGGAAGAGTACCTGGACTTTGAG AAAACACGTTACGGAACATATGCAATGCTTCTGAGAGCTAAGATCCGGACAGGGGAAACGGACCTGGGGGCATTTGAAGCCCGTTTGTTTGACGACGGTGGTCTACAGAGGGCCCATTCCAGCCCCACGTTACCCCAGGACAACAGCCATGCCAGCAGCCATGCCAGCAGCCATGTCAGCAGCCATGTCAGCAGCCATGTCAGCAGCCATGCCAGCAGCACCAAAGAGTCGAGCAGGAGCAGCAGCGGCGGCAGCAAGAGGACCAAGCGCTCAGACAGTCAGAGACACAGTTACAGACAGGCTGTCAAACAATGA
- the psda gene encoding PH and SEC7 domain-containing protein 1 isoform X4 — MGSTETLANGNKADLQAAKRLAKRLYNLDGFKKSDVARHLSKNNDFSRMVAEEYLSYFNLSGMMVDQALRVFLREFALMGETQERERVLSHFSKRYLQCNPNTIPNEDSVHTLTCALMLLNTDLHGHNIGKRMSCMQFIRNLEGLNDGQDFSKDLLKALYNSIKNEKLQWTIDEEELRKSFSELDGRKDSASHTMKRINSGGNPLVSVAQQSTAQVYNDGFLVRKVHADVDGKKTPRGKRGWKTFYAILKGLILYLQKDEYRPDKQLSDEDLKNAVSIHHSLAMRAADYSKRPNVFYLRTADWRVFLFQAPNAEQMQSWITRINTVAAMFSAPPFPAAIGSQKKFSRPLLPGSNTKLSQEEQLKCHETRFRAISADLQDLRSTLHVDRRTKSKDQEEYKQREEYLDFEKTRYGTYAMLLRAKIRTGETDLGAFEARLFDDGGLQRAHSSPTLPQDNSHASSHASSHVSSHVSSHVSSHASSTKESSRSSSGGSKRTKRSDSQRHSYRQAVKQ; from the exons ATGGGCAGCACTGAAACTCTGGCCAATGGCAACAAGGCTGACCTCCAAGCTGCAAAACGGCTAGCCAAGCGTTTGTACAATCTCGATGGATTTAAGAAGTCAGATGTGGCACGTCACCTGAGCAAGAA CAATGATTTCAGTCGCATGGTCGCGGAGGAGTATCTAAGTTATTTTAACCTCTCTGGGATGATGGTGGATCAGGCACTGAG AGTGTTTTTGAGAGAGTTCGCCCTAATGGGAGAGACacaagagagggagagagtacTATCACATTTCTCTAAAAGATACCTCCAGTGCAACCCAAACACTATACCAAATGAAG ATAGTGTTCACACACTGACTTGTGCCCTGATGCTGctcaacactgatctccatGGTCAC AACATTGGGAAGAGGATGTCCTGCATGCAGTTCATTCGTAACTTGGAGGGACTAAATGATGGCCAAGACTTCTCGAAAGATCTTCTAAAG GCTCTCTACAACTCTATCAAAAATGAAAAGCTGCAGTGGACAAT CGATGAGGAAGAACTGCGCAAATCTTTCTCTGAGCTGGACGGCAGGAAAGACTCTGCATCGCACACTATGAAGCGGATCAACAGTGGAGGAAACCCCCTTGTCAGTGTTGCACAACAGTCCACCGCTCAGGTCTACAACGACGGCTTTCTCGTGCGGAAAGTTCATGCTGATGTTGATGGCAAGAAAA CTCCTCGAGGTAAAAGAGGATGGAAGACATTTTATGCCATCCTAAAAGGACTGATTCTTTACCTGCAAAAG GATGAATATCGTCCAGATAAGCAGCTGTCGGATGAGGACTTGAAGAATGCAGTATCAATCCATCATTCTTTAGCCATGCGGGCAGCAGACTATAGCAAGAGACCCAATGTCTTTTACCTTCGCACTGCTGACTGGAGAGTATTTCTCTTCCAGGCCCC CAATGCAGAGCAAATGCAGTCCTGGATCACCCGCATCAACACAGTGGCTGCCATGTTCTCAGCCCCTCCCTTCCCAGCAGCCATTGGCTCCCAAAAGAAGTTTAGCCGTCCTCTTCTGCCGGGATCAAACACTAAGCTCTCACAG GAGGAGCAGCTTAAGTGTCACGAGACACGATTTAGAGCCATTTCTGCTGACCTGCAGGATCTGCGCTCGACACTACACGTAGACCGCAGGACCAAAAGCAAGGACCAAGAAGAGTACAAGCAAAGGGAAGAGTACCTGGACTTTGAG AAAACACGTTACGGAACATATGCAATGCTTCTGAGAGCTAAGATCCGGACAGGGGAAACGGACCTGGGGGCATTTGAAGCCCGTTTGTTTGACGACGGTGGTCTACAGAGGGCCCATTCCAGCCCCACGTTACCCCAGGACAACAGCCATGCCAGCAGCCATGCCAGCAGCCATGTCAGCAGCCATGTCAGCAGCCATGTCAGCAGCCATGCCAGCAGCACCAAAGAGTCGAGCAGGAGCAGCAGCGGCGGCAGCAAGAGGACCAAGCGCTCAGACAGTCAGAGACACAGTTACAGACAGGCTGTCAAACAATGA